A genomic segment from Pseudomonas mendocina encodes:
- a CDS encoding type I secretion system permease/ATPase yields MERPGPASDPRLSHDDPLLDGLLILCRLHGCSVSRGSLSAGLPLPAQRLSPDLLARAAARAGLQGRLLQRDLASISPLNLPVLLLLKDGRSAVLRQWGPKQQAQILPCETDGGEQWVSREQLAAEYSGQAFFARPRHELEEARTPLVPRIEAWFRDTLKLSRWLYTDAVLASLLINLLGLMVPLFVMQTYDRVVPNQATSTLWVLAIGLLIGTGFELLLKVLRAHLLDTAGKKTDVVLSATLFERITGMSMKARPATIGGFAQSIHDFQGLRDFLTAVTLTSLIDLPFSLLMLLVIGLIGGPLVVIPVLAFPITILFAWIIQVRLRDTVQKSLQLGSQRQALLIETLGGLEMLKVCGAESERQHQWEQTHGALTRLDAHAKFLASLATNGTLFLQQFAGMATIISGVYLIIAGNLSVGALVACYMLGSRILAPLGQIAGLITRYQQARLTMTSTDALMALPQERQDKQRPLDRTQLKGALDVRQISFTYPGQSAPALNNVSLRLGAGERLGIIGRSGSGKSTLARLMMAFYSADEGQILLDNLDLRQLDVADLRHQIGYVAHDLPLLAGSLRDNLTLGARYISDTRMLEVAELTGVVDLARQHPQGFDRPVGERGQLLSGGQRQAVLLARALLLDPPILVLDEPTSAMDNTSEDLLRQRLHSWVQGKTLILITHRASMLSLVDRLAVLDNGHVVADGPKDAVIEALRKGRVGPASL; encoded by the coding sequence ATGGAACGGCCAGGGCCAGCCAGTGATCCACGGCTCAGTCACGACGATCCGCTGTTGGATGGTTTGTTGATCCTCTGTCGGTTGCACGGCTGCAGCGTCAGTCGTGGCAGCCTGAGCGCCGGCTTGCCATTGCCGGCCCAGCGCCTTAGCCCCGATCTGCTGGCCCGCGCAGCCGCACGGGCCGGACTGCAGGGGCGCCTGCTGCAGCGTGATCTGGCCAGCATTTCGCCGCTCAACCTGCCCGTGCTGCTGCTGCTCAAGGATGGCCGCAGCGCAGTGCTGCGCCAATGGGGACCGAAGCAGCAGGCACAGATACTGCCCTGCGAGACTGATGGCGGCGAGCAGTGGGTCAGCCGCGAGCAACTGGCCGCCGAGTACAGCGGCCAGGCCTTCTTCGCGCGTCCACGGCACGAGCTGGAGGAAGCCCGTACACCACTGGTGCCGCGCATCGAAGCCTGGTTCCGCGACACCCTCAAGCTGTCGCGCTGGCTCTACACCGATGCGGTGCTGGCCAGTTTGCTGATCAACCTGCTGGGCCTGATGGTGCCGCTGTTCGTCATGCAGACCTACGACCGCGTGGTGCCCAACCAGGCCACCTCGACGCTCTGGGTGCTGGCCATCGGTCTGCTGATCGGCACGGGTTTCGAGCTGCTGCTGAAGGTGCTGCGAGCGCACCTGCTGGATACCGCCGGCAAGAAGACCGATGTGGTGCTCTCCGCCACGCTGTTCGAGCGCATCACCGGTATGTCGATGAAGGCGCGGCCGGCGACCATCGGCGGCTTCGCCCAGAGCATCCATGATTTCCAGGGATTGCGGGATTTCCTCACCGCAGTGACCCTGACCAGCCTGATCGACCTGCCCTTCTCCCTGCTGATGCTGTTGGTAATCGGCCTGATCGGCGGGCCACTGGTGGTCATTCCAGTACTGGCCTTCCCCATCACCATTCTGTTCGCCTGGATCATCCAGGTGCGCCTGCGCGATACGGTGCAGAAAAGCCTGCAACTCGGCTCGCAGCGCCAGGCCCTGCTGATTGAAACGCTCGGCGGGCTGGAGATGCTCAAGGTGTGTGGCGCCGAGAGTGAACGCCAGCACCAGTGGGAACAGACCCATGGCGCCCTCACTCGCCTGGACGCTCATGCCAAGTTCCTTGCCTCGCTGGCCACCAACGGCACCCTGTTCCTTCAGCAGTTCGCCGGCATGGCCACCATCATTTCAGGGGTCTACCTGATCATCGCCGGCAACCTCAGCGTCGGCGCGCTGGTGGCCTGCTACATGCTCGGCAGCCGGATTCTCGCGCCGCTCGGACAAATCGCCGGACTGATCACCCGCTACCAGCAGGCACGCCTGACCATGACCAGCACCGACGCGCTGATGGCCCTGCCTCAGGAGCGCCAGGACAAACAGCGTCCGCTGGACCGCACCCAGCTCAAGGGGGCGCTGGACGTTCGCCAGATCAGCTTCACCTATCCCGGTCAGAGCGCACCGGCACTGAACAACGTCAGCCTACGCCTCGGCGCCGGCGAGCGGCTCGGCATCATCGGTCGCAGTGGCTCGGGCAAAAGCACCCTGGCGCGTCTGATGATGGCGTTCTACAGCGCCGACGAAGGGCAGATCCTGCTCGACAACCTCGACCTGCGTCAGCTCGATGTTGCCGACCTGCGCCATCAGATCGGCTACGTCGCCCACGACCTGCCGCTGCTGGCCGGCAGCCTGCGCGACAACCTCACCCTCGGTGCGCGTTACATCAGCGATACACGCATGCTCGAAGTCGCCGAGCTAACTGGCGTGGTCGACCTGGCGCGCCAACATCCGCAGGGTTTCGACCGCCCGGTGGGCGAGCGTGGCCAACTGCTCTCCGGGGGTCAACGCCAGGCCGTGCTGCTGGCTCGCGCGCTGTTGCTCGATCCTCCGATTCTGGTGCTCGACGAGCCGACCAGCGCCATGGACAACACCAGCGAAGACCTTTTGCGCCAGCGTCTGCACAGCTGGGTCCAGGGCAAGACCCTGATCCTCATTACCCATCGTGCCTCCATGCTCAGCCTGGTCGACCGCCTGGCCGTGCTGGACAACGGTCATGTAGTGGCGGATGGGCCGAAGGATGCCGTCATCGAAGCCTTGCGCAAGGGCCGCGTCGGCCCGGCCAGCCTGTAG
- a CDS encoding tRNA-uridine aminocarboxypropyltransferase, translating into MPRPTCCRCQRPLSHCLCPLIPDLDSHTRVLILQHPSEVGHALNTARLAALGLRNAELRVGEVFEDLPQLLEQPDYRACLLFPGEESVALGAYAPDEKPLLLVVPDGTWRKARKLLHMNPSLAALPRVSLDSAAPSRYRLRKAPEEGVLSTIEAIVAALGALEAPRGFEALLRPFDALIEGQIAAMGEEVFIRNHRR; encoded by the coding sequence ATGCCTCGTCCGACCTGTTGCCGTTGTCAGCGTCCCCTCAGTCATTGCCTCTGCCCGCTGATTCCCGATCTCGATAGCCATACTCGTGTGCTCATCCTGCAGCACCCGAGCGAGGTCGGCCATGCGCTGAATACCGCTCGCCTGGCTGCGCTTGGCTTGCGCAATGCAGAGCTGCGCGTCGGGGAGGTGTTCGAGGACCTGCCGCAACTGCTCGAACAGCCTGACTATCGAGCCTGCCTGCTGTTTCCTGGTGAAGAGTCCGTCGCCCTTGGCGCTTATGCGCCTGACGAGAAACCCTTGTTGTTGGTAGTGCCAGACGGTACCTGGCGCAAGGCGCGTAAGCTGCTGCACATGAACCCGTCATTGGCGGCGTTGCCACGGGTCAGCCTGGATAGCGCTGCGCCGTCGCGTTATCGCCTGCGCAAGGCGCCGGAAGAGGGTGTGCTATCGACCATCGAGGCGATCGTTGCGGCCCTGGGTGCACTCGAGGCGCCACGGGGTTTCGAGGCATTGCTGCGGCCATTCGATGCCCTGATCGAGGGGCAGATAGCGGCGATGGGAGAAGAGGTCTTCATTCGCAATCACCGGCGCTAA
- a CDS encoding TolC family outer membrane protein, protein MRTLTPLWSAMLLATVCSQAQAMNLSEAIQNTLDNHPEIHAAANSRLASDEDVKFAKGGYLPSVDLLVGYGRQNTDSPSTRALGDHNTETLNYRNAELRLRQMLFDGFNTPNEVERTQAVVNSRAYRLLGTSESLALRTVEVYLDLLMRREMVALARNNLQAHQRINDQIGMRSRQGVGSTADLDQSEARLALAQNNLYTEEVNLADAEANFFSAVGRLPDQLEAPASIKSNMPADLMAARQTVMDNNPFLKSAQADVNAAEKQYEVAKSPFYPRFDLELATSADDNVQGDEGHYNTWRAAVVMNYNLFNGMRDKARLQSAAHQINESMDIRNNALRVLNENLSLAWNAMENARLQTPKARDYADYTSRVREAYQQQFSLGQRTLLDLLDSENELFTANRRYTEVRYGEEFSMYRVVAAMGDLLRQQQVVVPAEAVALTEVKSEARLPEMK, encoded by the coding sequence ATGCGCACCTTAACCCCGCTGTGGAGCGCCATGCTTTTGGCGACTGTTTGCAGTCAGGCGCAAGCCATGAATCTCTCGGAAGCCATTCAGAACACGCTGGATAACCATCCGGAGATCCACGCGGCCGCCAATAGCCGACTCGCATCGGATGAAGATGTGAAATTCGCCAAGGGCGGCTACCTGCCAAGCGTCGACTTGCTGGTCGGATACGGCAGGCAGAACACCGATAGTCCCAGCACCCGAGCGCTGGGTGACCACAACACGGAAACCCTCAACTATCGCAACGCCGAGCTGCGCCTGCGCCAGATGCTGTTCGACGGTTTCAATACGCCCAACGAAGTGGAACGCACCCAGGCCGTTGTCAACTCCCGTGCCTACCGCCTGCTGGGCACGTCCGAAAGCCTGGCGCTGCGCACCGTCGAGGTCTACCTGGACCTGCTGATGCGCCGCGAGATGGTCGCCCTGGCCCGCAACAACCTGCAGGCCCATCAGCGCATCAACGATCAGATCGGCATGCGCAGTCGTCAGGGCGTGGGCAGCACCGCCGACCTTGACCAGTCCGAAGCGCGTCTGGCCCTGGCACAGAACAACCTGTACACCGAAGAGGTCAACCTGGCCGACGCCGAAGCCAACTTCTTCAGCGCCGTCGGGCGCTTGCCGGATCAGTTGGAAGCGCCTGCATCGATCAAGAGCAACATGCCCGCCGACCTGATGGCCGCTCGGCAAACGGTAATGGACAACAACCCCTTCCTGAAATCGGCGCAAGCGGACGTCAACGCTGCCGAGAAGCAGTACGAGGTTGCCAAGTCCCCCTTCTACCCGCGCTTCGATCTGGAGCTGGCCACCTCGGCCGATGACAACGTGCAGGGCGACGAAGGCCACTACAACACATGGCGGGCCGCCGTAGTGATGAACTACAACCTGTTCAACGGCATGCGCGACAAGGCTCGCCTGCAATCAGCTGCGCACCAGATCAACGAGTCGATGGACATCCGCAACAATGCCCTGCGGGTGCTCAACGAAAACCTCTCGCTGGCCTGGAACGCCATGGAAAACGCACGCCTGCAAACCCCCAAGGCACGTGACTACGCGGACTACACCTCCCGCGTTCGCGAGGCCTATCAGCAGCAGTTCAGCCTGGGACAACGCACCCTGCTCGACCTGCTCGACAGCGAAAACGAACTGTTCACCGCCAATCGCCGCTACACCGAGGTTCGCTACGGCGAAGAGTTCTCGATGTACCGCGTCGTTGCGGCCATGGGGGATCTGCTGCGTCAGCAACAGGTCGTGGTCCCGGCGGAAGCTGTAGCCCTCACCGAAGTGAAGAGCGAAGCACGCTTGCCGGAAATGAAGTGA
- a CDS encoding HlyD family type I secretion periplasmic adaptor subunit, whose amino-acid sequence MQATQSLGSYLDSLREKRQDTEFMPEVEGAILEDSPWLSRITVWAVSACLLTALAWAHFAVLEEVTTGEGKAIPSSKVQVIQNLEGGIVSEIFVREGQVVDKGDTLLRLDDTRFLSNRGETEADRLALMARLERLSAEAEGREPRLPEQIAQGAPQLAEDELALYRSRQQRLQSEQRTLGEQLRQKEQELAEFRSKAQQYRSSLGLLQEELNMSQPLVASGAISQVEVLRLRRSLVELRGSLEATNLAIPRAEAAMSEIKSKMDESELSFRSDAFKELNEVRTELQKITATSVAIEDKVTRTTVTSPVRGVIKQLKVNTIGGVVQPGSDMLEIVPLDDSLLIEAKVRPQDVAFLHPGQKAMVKFTAYDYTIYGGLKANLELISADTITDEEGNSFYLIQVRTDKSHLGSDEHPLLIIPGMVATVDIITGEKSVLAYLLKPVLKARSEAMRER is encoded by the coding sequence ATGCAAGCCACTCAGAGCCTCGGCAGTTACCTTGACAGCCTGCGCGAGAAACGCCAGGACACCGAATTCATGCCGGAAGTGGAAGGCGCCATCCTCGAGGATTCGCCCTGGTTGAGTCGCATCACGGTGTGGGCCGTCAGCGCCTGCCTGCTCACCGCGCTGGCCTGGGCGCACTTTGCCGTGCTGGAGGAAGTCACTACCGGCGAGGGCAAGGCGATTCCCTCGAGCAAGGTGCAGGTGATTCAGAACCTCGAAGGCGGCATCGTCAGCGAAATCTTCGTCCGCGAAGGCCAGGTGGTGGACAAGGGCGACACGCTGCTGAGGCTGGATGACACTCGTTTTCTGTCGAACCGTGGCGAAACCGAAGCCGATCGCCTGGCACTGATGGCCCGCCTGGAACGGCTCAGCGCCGAGGCCGAGGGGCGTGAACCCAGGCTCCCGGAGCAGATTGCGCAAGGTGCGCCACAACTGGCCGAAGACGAACTGGCCCTGTACCGCTCAAGGCAGCAGCGCCTGCAGAGCGAACAGCGCACCCTCGGCGAGCAGCTACGCCAGAAAGAACAGGAGCTCGCCGAGTTCCGCTCCAAGGCCCAGCAGTACCGCTCCAGCCTCGGGCTGTTGCAGGAGGAGCTGAACATGTCGCAACCCTTGGTGGCCTCCGGGGCGATTTCCCAGGTCGAAGTATTGCGCCTGCGCCGTAGCCTGGTGGAGCTGCGTGGCTCACTGGAAGCCACCAACCTGGCCATCCCCCGCGCCGAAGCGGCGATGAGCGAGATCAAGAGCAAGATGGACGAATCCGAGCTGAGCTTTCGCTCCGATGCCTTCAAGGAGCTCAACGAGGTACGCACCGAGCTGCAGAAGATCACCGCCACCAGTGTCGCCATCGAAGACAAGGTAACCCGTACCACCGTTACCTCACCGGTGCGCGGAGTGATCAAGCAACTCAAGGTCAACACCATCGGCGGCGTGGTACAGCCGGGCAGCGACATGCTGGAGATCGTGCCGCTGGACGACAGCCTGCTGATCGAGGCCAAGGTGCGCCCGCAGGACGTGGCCTTCCTGCATCCCGGACAGAAAGCCATGGTCAAGTTCACCGCCTACGACTACACCATCTATGGCGGGCTCAAGGCCAATCTTGAACTGATCAGCGCTGACACCATCACCGACGAGGAAGGCAACAGCTTCTACCTGATCCAGGTACGCACGGATAAAAGCCATCTCGGCAGCGACGAACACCCGTTGCTGATCATTCCCGGCATGGTCGCCACCGTGGACATCATTACCGGTGAAAAGAGCGTGCTGGCCTACCTGCTCAAGCCCGTGCTCAAGGCCCGCTCGGAAGCCATGCGCGAACGTTGA